The window AGCTCTCCTCCATGAGACGACAAGGTTAAGAGAGGAAAACGCAATATTGCGTATCCAGGCATCATCGACGGGGCCTCCCCGTATTCAGCATTCAAGAGGCCAAGTAGCCAACTCAAGACCTCACCCAAAGTCGATATATCCTGGAACAGTGGAACCAATCCCTGAAACATGCAACGCTGGGCCACACGAGCCACACACACCCATGCCTCGAGCTCCCCGTGAGGAAAGCTCAGACTCCACTCGTTTCTCATCAAAGAGACAACGTGACAGAAGATCCCAGTTGTCGGGCGCTATGCGTGCAAGACTGGGCCCCTAGCAACCTGGCAGGCCAAGGCCGCCAATACCCACCACATGGGATGTGCACCATGATCCTACGGTCACCCCTATACCACAGAACGTTCTCCTGCACCGTGACCCTTTGGTCACCCCTATGGTGCAAAACGTTCCCCCATACCAAGCGGTACGATAAACTGGGAGAAATCCCCCAAACGAGCCACCCATTGGCTCCATCAGCAAAAggctggatgacatgctctccactcCTTTCTGCTCTCATATCATTCATTACGAGCCCCCAAGGGGATTCCTCGTACCAAAATTCTCCACATACGATGGGTCCAGCGACCCcttcgaccatatcatgcattatcgacAACTCATGACTCTCGATATAGGCAACGACCCACTGCTATGCAAAGTATTCCCTGCCAGCCTACAAGGGCAGGCCCTCTCATGGTTCCATCGCCTACCTCCCAACTCTATCGATAATTTCAAAGACCTTTCAGAAGCCTTCGTGGGACAATACCTATGCTCCGCTCGGCATAAACAGAACATCAGCAccctgcaaaacataaaaatgaaggataatGAATCCTTGAGGGAATTCGTGAAGCGATTTGGCCAAGTTGTCCTACAAGTGGAGGCTTGCAGCATGGACGTTGTCCTGCAGATCTTCAAACGAAGCATCTGTCCAGGCACCCTATTTTTTTAGTCACTCGCTAAGAAGCCTCCTACGACGATGGATGACTTGTTTCGACTTGCGAACAAATATTCAATGCTCGAAGATGACGTGCGGGCAACCACCCAGCAAGTCTTGGTTGCCGGACAGCCGTCCAAGGGTAGTACAGAAAGAAGTGTCAAACTTCCAAACAGGCCAAAGCCATCCGATCGAAGGCAGGAAGGGCCAAGTCGCCCGGAGATGCCACCCCTCACACCCCTTTCCATAACTTATGAAAAGCTTCTCCCTATGATCCAAGGCATGTCCGATCTCAGGTGGCCTAGACCCCTCGAATCGGACCCGTCCAGAATGGATCATAACAAAAAATGCGCCTACCACAAGGAGCATGACCACACAACGGAGACATGCAGAAGCCTCCAGTATTTGGTAGAAAGGCTTATAAAGGCGGGACACTTGAGGCAATACCTCCGCTCAGACGTCGGAGGTAGAGGTGCTTCCCAAAATCACAACTCTGGAACCCCCACGGGTCCAACCGCCCCCAAAGTCGTCATTAACTACATCAATGGAGGCCCATCGGATGAGGAGCTCAACTCCAAACGAAAAAGACAGAAATTGTTACGGGAAGCAATGGTGCGTGAGCGTGTCAACTCCATCCGGCCTGGGATAACCAAAGGGGGCCCTCGCCCCATAAACGGGACAATCACTTTCCCACCAATAGACCCCACACGGATATTGCGTTCGCACCGTGATGCTCTCATTCTATCCTTGGGGATTGACAAATTCGACGTAAGACGCATCTTAATTGACCCAGGCAGCTCAGCCGATCTGGTACAAGCATCGGTCATAAGCCACATGGGACACAATTTAGTTGGTCTCGAAAACCCTGGAAGAATCTTGTCCGGATTCAACGGGGCATCAACTATTTCCTTGGGAGACATTGTGCTGCCAATCCAAGCTGGCCCAATCACTCTCAACGTTCAGTTTTCGATGGTACAAGATTTATCACCCTTTAACGTTATCTTGGGGTGCACATGGCTGCACTGCATGAAAGTCATCCCCTCCACGTATCATCAGATGGTAAGCTTTCTTACTGAGGATGGGCAAATCAACCTGTACGGAAGCCAGTTAGCCGCTCGCCAATGCTACCAGATAGCAAGAG is drawn from Vitis riparia cultivar Riparia Gloire de Montpellier isolate 1030 chromosome 18, EGFV_Vit.rip_1.0, whole genome shotgun sequence and contains these coding sequences:
- the LOC117905562 gene encoding uncharacterized protein LOC117905562, which encodes MDDLFRLANKYSMLEDDVRATTQQVLVAGQPSKGSTERSVKLPNRPKPSDRRQEGPSRPEMPPLTPLSITYEKLLPMIQGMSDLRWPRPLESDPSRMDHNKKCAYHKEHDHTTETCRSLQYLVERLIKAGHLRQYLRSDVGGRGASQNHNSGTPTGPTAPKVVINYINGGPSDEELNSKRKRQKLLREAMVRERVNSIRPGITKGGPRPINGTITFPPIDPTRILRSHRDALILSLGIDKFDVRRILIDPGSSADLVQASVISHMGHNLVGLENPGRILSGFNGASTISLGDIVLPIQAGPITLNVQFSMVQDLSPFNVILGCTWLHCMKVIPSTYHQMVSFLTEDGQINLYGSQLAARQCYQIAREAGTSQEDKSLPESTHALDQ